Proteins encoded in a region of the Gemmatimonadota bacterium genome:
- a CDS encoding histidine triad nucleotide-binding protein → MVARVSGRGHGGRGRVGTPSAREGAVAQTNCLFCRIAAGELSAKLVREDVDTVAFEDIRPRAPTHVLVVPRRHIASVNELEAGDAELVGKLFLAAQAIVKERGIAASGYRLVMNVGAEAGQSVDHLHLHVLGGRHLGWPPG, encoded by the coding sequence ATGGTGGCGCGTGTTTCGGGGCGAGGCCATGGTGGCAGGGGACGAGTCGGCACTCCATCAGCCAGGGAGGGAGCGGTGGCGCAGACGAACTGCCTGTTCTGCCGGATCGCGGCGGGGGAGCTGTCCGCGAAGCTGGTGCGGGAGGATGTGGACACGGTGGCGTTCGAGGACATCCGGCCGCGCGCGCCGACGCACGTGCTGGTGGTGCCGCGGCGGCACATCGCGTCGGTGAACGAGCTGGAGGCTGGGGACGCGGAGCTGGTGGGCAAGTTGTTCCTGGCGGCGCAGGCCATCGTGAAGGAGCGCGGTATTGCGGCGTCGGGGTACCGGCTGGTGATGAACGTGGGAGCGGAGGCGGGTCAGTCGGTGGACCACCTGCATCTGCATGTACTGGGCGGCCGGCATCTGGGCTGGCCGCCGGGCTAA